The following nucleotide sequence is from Candidatus Methanoperedens sp..
AAGGCGCATAGGTATGGTATTCCAGAAGGCGAACCCTTTTCCAACGATGTCTATTAGTGATAATGTTGTGGCTGGATTGAAGCTCAGTGGAGTGAAAGATAAAAAGATCCTTGATAACATTGCCGAGGAGAGTCTAAAAAAAGCCGCACTATGGGACGAAGTGAAGAATGACCTCAATAAATCGGGCGTGGGTTTATCGGGCGGTCAGCAGCAGCGCCTCTGCATAGCAAGAGCATTAGCAGTGGAACCCGAAGTTATCCTGTTTGACGAACCCTGCTCAGCCTTGGACCCTATTTCTACAAGTAAGATAGAAGATTTAATGACAGAACTTAAGGAGAAATATACCCTTGTAATAGTAACGCATAATATGCAGCAGGCAGCAAGGGTAAGCGATTATACAGCTTTCTTTCTCTACGGAAAAATGATAGAGTTTGGAGAAACAAATCAGATATTTAAGAAGCCACAGGAAAAGAGTACAGAAGATTACATAGTCGGGAGGTTTGGATAATATGGTTCGCGAAGCGTATCACAGAGATCTTCACAAATTAAGGGAGGAAGTGCTTAGCATGGGAAGCCTTGTAGGTAAGGCGATAGGAGATTCTGTGCTATCCCTTAAGAATCGGGATTTGGAGACGGCCCAGAAGGTCATTGACATGGATGATGAGATAGATGCCCTCGATCACAGCATTGAGGAGGGCTGCATGCGCCTTCTTGCGCTCCAGCAGCCCATGGCGAGGGATTTGAGGCTTATAATCTCGGTATTGAAAATGAGCATTGATCTTGAAAGGATGGGTGACCTTGCCCTTGAGATTGCGGTTATT
It contains:
- the pstB gene encoding phosphate ABC transporter ATP-binding protein PstB is translated as MVKRSIMQNKITVEALNAWFGTKQVLHDINLGIQENRITAIIGPSGCGKSTFIRCLNRMHEVVSGAKVSGKVLVDGKDIYRNDVDPVDIRRRIGMVFQKANPFPTMSISDNVVAGLKLSGVKDKKILDNIAEESLKKAALWDEVKNDLNKSGVGLSGGQQQRLCIARALAVEPEVILFDEPCSALDPISTSKIEDLMTELKEKYTLVIVTHNMQQAARVSDYTAFFLYGKMIEFGETNQIFKKPQEKSTEDYIVGRFG